In Gemmatimonadales bacterium, one DNA window encodes the following:
- a CDS encoding ABC transporter permease: MSAELASSGALTGFLAATVRVATPLLLAAVGETVTERAGVINLGVEGAMLAGALASALGASALGGTGGAWAGVAAAAAAGIAVGVVFAAVVVYAGANQIIAGAAVTLGCVGLTGTIYRQAYGSAGAGLSLPTLVAWPVPLLSRIPLVGPSIFAQPATTYLAFVAVPVIAWFLYRTRPGLALRAVGEAPGDARAAGVRVRAIRFWATVFGSALAGVAGASLVLAQVGTFAENMTAGRGYVAIAIVVLGRWHPVGVAVAALLFGAATALQFVLQALGLNVPYQLFLTLPYLLTLFALAGAVGRARAPVDLGRDLAMD; encoded by the coding sequence ATGAGCGCGGAGCTCGCGAGTTCCGGGGCGCTGACCGGGTTTCTCGCCGCCACCGTGCGGGTCGCGACGCCGCTCCTGCTCGCGGCCGTGGGCGAGACGGTGACCGAACGGGCCGGCGTGATCAATCTGGGGGTCGAGGGCGCGATGCTCGCCGGCGCACTCGCTTCCGCGCTCGGGGCGTCGGCGCTCGGCGGCACCGGCGGGGCGTGGGCGGGTGTGGCGGCGGCCGCAGCGGCCGGAATCGCAGTGGGCGTCGTGTTCGCGGCCGTCGTGGTGTACGCGGGAGCCAACCAGATCATCGCCGGCGCCGCCGTGACGCTCGGCTGCGTGGGGCTCACCGGCACGATCTATCGGCAGGCGTACGGCAGCGCCGGAGCCGGGCTCTCGCTGCCGACGCTCGTGGCGTGGCCGGTGCCGCTGCTCTCGCGGATTCCCCTCGTGGGCCCGAGCATCTTTGCGCAGCCGGCGACGACGTATTTGGCCTTCGTCGCGGTGCCGGTCATCGCGTGGTTCCTCTACCGCACGCGTCCGGGCCTGGCACTCAGGGCCGTGGGGGAGGCGCCGGGCGATGCGCGAGCGGCCGGGGTGCGGGTGCGCGCGATCCGTTTCTGGGCGACGGTCTTCGGGAGTGCGCTCGCGGGCGTTGCGGGAGCGAGCCTGGTGCTGGCACAGGTGGGGACGTTCGCTGAGAACATGACGGCGGGCCGAGGTTATGTCGCGATCGCCATCGTGGTGCTCGGCCGCTGGCATCCGGTTGGGGTGGCGGTGGCGGCTCTCCTCTTCGGCGCGGCGACCGCGCTGCAGTTCGTGCTTCAGGCGCTCGGGCTCAACGTGCCCTATCAGCTCTTCCTCACGCTGCCGTACCTGCTCACGCTCTTCGCGCTTGCGGGCGCGGTGGGGCGGGCGCGGGCGCCGGTCGATCTGGGGCGGGATCTCGCGATGGATTGA
- a CDS encoding ATP-binding cassette domain-containing protein → MSTGAPALELRGIEKRFGPVHALRGADFTLRSGEVHALLGENGAGKTTLMRVAAGLVRADAGVMLVDGRVAKPRTPRDARRLGIGMVHQHFTSIPALTVAENLALAAGWPVGRRELLARVRELMERAGLPLEPDMTADALGVALKQRLEILKALAANTRILLLDEPTAALTPPEANDLLSVVRDFAARGGSAVLITHRLAEALSAADRVTVLRAGRVRLSGTAAGETAGSLAAAMIGADAAAISGGDAVIAADARPGAREASARERATSAVRAPLLVKADHLDVAHDWPATAGARAGASRLAVRKASFELRAGEVVGVAAVEGSGQRELLRAIVGLLPIGGGKLEVASPVAFVPEDRTTEGLIPELSLTENFALGLGDSAPWVCGAQLDWRAARRRTAEVLREFEIRAPGPDAPASALSGGNQQRLVIARALELAPKVLAAENPSRGLDVRATHAVWQRLRAAAAAGAAVLVYASDLDEVLSQADRVLVMAGGVLRAAPPQARRDEVGALMLAGGGLLRADPGR, encoded by the coding sequence GTGAGCACCGGCGCACCGGCACTCGAGCTTCGCGGCATCGAGAAGCGATTCGGCCCCGTGCACGCGCTGCGCGGGGCCGATTTCACGCTGCGCTCGGGCGAGGTGCATGCGCTCCTGGGCGAGAACGGCGCGGGCAAGACGACGCTCATGCGGGTGGCGGCGGGGCTCGTGCGTGCCGACGCAGGCGTCATGCTGGTGGACGGTCGGGTGGCGAAGCCCCGGACGCCACGGGATGCCCGGCGCCTGGGCATCGGCATGGTGCACCAGCACTTCACATCGATTCCAGCGCTCACGGTGGCGGAGAATCTGGCGCTCGCGGCTGGGTGGCCGGTAGGGCGGCGAGAGTTGCTCGCGCGCGTCCGGGAGCTGATGGAGCGAGCCGGTCTCCCGCTCGAACCCGACATGACGGCCGATGCGCTCGGCGTGGCGCTCAAGCAGCGGCTGGAGATCTTGAAGGCGCTCGCCGCCAACACACGCATCCTGCTGCTCGACGAGCCGACCGCCGCGCTTACACCCCCAGAGGCGAATGATCTCTTGAGCGTGGTGCGCGACTTCGCGGCGCGGGGCGGCTCGGCGGTGCTCATCACCCACCGCCTCGCTGAAGCGCTGAGCGCAGCGGATCGGGTAACGGTGCTGCGCGCCGGGCGGGTGAGGTTGAGCGGGACGGCGGCGGGGGAGACAGCGGGGTCGCTCGCAGCGGCAATGATCGGCGCGGACGCGGCGGCGATTTCCGGCGGAGACGCGGTAATCGCAGCAGATGCGCGGCCTGGTGCGCGCGAGGCGAGTGCGCGTGAGCGAGCGACATCGGCGGTGCGCGCCCCGTTGCTCGTCAAGGCGGACCACCTCGACGTAGCTCATGACTGGCCGGCAACGGCGGGCGCCAGGGCTGGCGCCTCTCGTCTCGCGGTGCGGAAAGCCAGCTTCGAGCTGCGGGCGGGCGAAGTCGTCGGCGTCGCCGCCGTCGAGGGCAGCGGCCAGCGCGAGCTGCTCCGCGCGATTGTGGGGTTGCTGCCGATAGGGGGCGGCAAGCTCGAGGTGGCGTCGCCCGTCGCATTTGTTCCCGAGGACCGGACCACCGAGGGCTTGATACCGGAGCTGTCGCTCACGGAAAATTTTGCGCTCGGGCTCGGCGACTCGGCACCGTGGGTGTGTGGAGCGCAACTCGACTGGCGCGCCGCACGCCGGCGTACGGCGGAGGTCCTGCGCGAGTTCGAGATCCGCGCACCAGGGCCCGACGCCCCGGCGAGCGCGCTGAGCGGCGGTAACCAGCAACGGCTGGTGATTGCGCGGGCGCTCGAGCTCGCGCCCAAGGTGCTGGCCGCCGAGAATCCGAGCCGTGGGCTCGATGTGCGGGCGACGCACGCAGTGTGGCAGCGGCTCCGCGCGGCCGCCGCGGCCGGCGCGGCCGTGCTGGTGTACGCGAGCGACCTCGACGAGGTGCTCTCGCAGGCGGATCGGGTGCTCGTCATGGCGGGCGGTGTGCTGCGCGCCGCGCCGCCGCAAGCGCGGCGGGATGAGGTGGGAGCGCTCATGCTCGCGGGTGGCGGGCTGCTTCGCGCGGACCCGGGGCGATGA
- a CDS encoding AI-2E family transporter — protein sequence MPRSSLEPPVEAGPTPTGPEPNLHKLSTALRDRVEVRSLAITGLFVLAAFYTLYFARAFFLPVVFAILLDFLFSPVLRILKRGRIPEPVGAALVILGLLGFVGAGAYSLAQPARSWVSRAPASMEQIRGKLRLIRRPVQEVSRAAEQVEKAARAPASESGPAEVVVKGPTAAERLFGTTQTIVIGAIEVLILLYFLLAAGDLFLQKMINVLPSFGDKRRAVEIARETEASISTYLVTLTLLNVGEALAVTGAMYLVGVPNPLLWGVLAGLVEFIPYIGPTVLLLVLAAAGLTTFDTLGHALLVPGAYLVVNFVQSNLVSPLIMGQRLTLNPVAIFIGLAFWWWIWGVPGAFIAVPLLATLKIFCDHIETLAPIGEFLGR from the coding sequence ATGCCGCGCTCGTCGCTCGAACCGCCGGTCGAGGCCGGCCCGACGCCCACCGGGCCGGAGCCGAATCTGCACAAGCTCAGCACCGCGCTGCGCGACCGGGTCGAGGTGCGCTCGCTCGCGATCACGGGACTCTTCGTGCTCGCGGCGTTCTACACGCTCTACTTCGCTCGTGCGTTCTTCCTGCCGGTCGTGTTCGCGATCCTGCTCGACTTCCTGTTCAGTCCCGTCCTCCGCATCCTCAAGCGCGGGCGGATTCCGGAGCCGGTGGGAGCGGCGCTCGTGATCCTCGGCCTGCTTGGCTTCGTGGGTGCGGGTGCGTACTCGCTGGCCCAGCCGGCCCGCAGCTGGGTGTCGCGGGCGCCCGCCAGCATGGAACAGATCCGGGGCAAGCTCCGCCTCATCCGCCGCCCCGTGCAGGAAGTGAGCCGGGCCGCCGAGCAGGTGGAGAAGGCGGCGAGGGCCCCGGCGTCGGAATCCGGGCCAGCGGAGGTCGTCGTCAAGGGGCCGACCGCCGCGGAGCGTCTCTTCGGCACGACGCAGACCATCGTCATCGGCGCGATCGAAGTGCTTATCCTGCTCTATTTCCTGCTCGCCGCCGGCGATCTCTTTCTCCAGAAGATGATCAACGTGCTGCCGAGCTTTGGGGACAAGCGGCGTGCGGTGGAGATCGCGCGGGAAACGGAGGCGTCGATCTCGACCTATCTCGTGACGCTCACACTGCTCAACGTGGGCGAGGCCCTCGCCGTGACCGGCGCGATGTACCTCGTGGGCGTGCCGAACCCGCTGCTCTGGGGCGTGCTGGCCGGGCTCGTGGAGTTCATTCCTTATATCGGGCCCACGGTATTGCTGCTCGTTCTGGCGGCCGCCGGGCTTACCACGTTCGATACGCTGGGGCACGCGCTGCTCGTGCCGGGCGCGTACCTCGTGGTGAATTTCGTGCAGTCGAATCTGGTCTCGCCGCTCATCATGGGGCAGCGGCTCACGCTCAATCCGGTGGCGATCTTCATCGGGCTCGCATTCTGGTGGTGGATCTGGGGCGTGCCCGGCGCGTTCATCGCGGTGCCGCTACTCGCGACACTCAAGATCTTCTGCGATCACATCGAGACGCTCGCGCCGATCGGGGAGTTTCTCGGCAGATGA
- a CDS encoding lysophospholipid acyltransferase family protein — MARVWQSIFSVWAWLVLGTCVVLWLPLMAAVRLITARSDPGRYTVGLLFRKIGVIMATLNPLWRFRCSGTPPADPRRPYVVVSNHESFADILLISHLPWEMKWLSKAEMFRWPVLGWLMRVAGDIPVRRGEGRSALEALHNARGVLKNRVSVMIFPEGTRSTDGEMLPFKDGAFRLAISAKVPILPLALSGTGTALPKKDWRLGRSVAEVRVLPPVETEGLANRDVPALKARVQAMISAARDELRAEAARAR; from the coding sequence ATGGCGCGCGTCTGGCAATCCATATTCTCCGTCTGGGCGTGGCTCGTGCTGGGCACCTGCGTCGTGCTCTGGCTGCCGCTCATGGCCGCGGTCCGCCTGATCACCGCGCGCTCCGATCCGGGGCGGTACACGGTCGGCCTGCTCTTCCGAAAGATCGGCGTCATCATGGCGACGCTCAATCCGCTCTGGCGGTTCCGCTGCTCCGGCACGCCGCCCGCCGATCCGCGCCGCCCCTACGTCGTCGTCTCCAATCACGAATCCTTCGCCGACATCCTGCTCATCAGTCACCTGCCATGGGAAATGAAGTGGCTGTCGAAGGCGGAAATGTTCCGGTGGCCGGTGCTGGGCTGGCTCATGCGCGTCGCGGGAGACATCCCGGTGCGCCGCGGCGAAGGACGGAGCGCTCTCGAGGCGCTGCACAACGCCCGCGGCGTGCTCAAGAACCGCGTCTCGGTGATGATCTTTCCCGAAGGCACCCGGTCGACGGACGGCGAGATGCTGCCCTTCAAGGACGGCGCATTCCGGCTCGCGATCAGCGCCAAGGTTCCCATCCTGCCGCTCGCCCTCTCCGGCACCGGCACCGCGTTGCCGAAAAAGGATTGGCGCCTCGGCCGCTCCGTGGCGGAAGTGCGCGTGCTTCCGCCGGTCGAGACCGAGGGGCTGGCCAACCGCGACGTGCCGGCGCTCAAGGCGCGGGTGCAGGCGATGATCTCCGCTGCGCGCGACGAGCTCAGGGCCGAGGCCGCCCGCGCACGCTGA
- a CDS encoding ABC transporter permease: protein MNIASLRTGALAVIAGLVVLMLGLWAGGYDAVAALGALWRGAFGSWYAIGSATLVRSVPLILIGLGICVAFRAAAFNIGAEGQFYAGAIAATWVGLHTGGWPAPLAVAAVLAAATLAGAAWSALPAWLTFRFGVLEVISTLLLNFVAESLVSWMVQGPLQEATRIYPESDPISEAARLPVLPGTRLHLGFLLAVLAAVLSWYVLARTVWGFKLLAVGTGPRAAEISGRISPKVVAAVALVASGALAGLAGGVEVGGVSYALYQNLSPGYGFTGIAVALLARLRPLGVLATGILFGALETGAGAMQREAGIPAVAVYVVEAVIIIVVLLAEAWARRAAGRVAEADDAAAAEARAA from the coding sequence ATGAACATCGCGAGCCTTCGCACCGGCGCACTCGCGGTCATCGCCGGGCTGGTCGTGCTGATGCTCGGCCTCTGGGCCGGCGGGTACGATGCCGTCGCCGCGCTCGGCGCGCTCTGGCGCGGGGCATTCGGTTCATGGTACGCCATCGGCTCGGCGACACTCGTGCGGTCGGTGCCGCTCATCCTCATCGGGCTCGGCATCTGCGTCGCCTTCCGCGCTGCCGCGTTCAACATCGGCGCGGAAGGGCAGTTCTACGCGGGCGCCATCGCGGCCACCTGGGTGGGACTTCATACCGGTGGCTGGCCCGCGCCGCTCGCCGTCGCCGCCGTGCTCGCCGCGGCGACGCTCGCGGGCGCGGCGTGGTCCGCGCTGCCGGCCTGGCTCACCTTCCGTTTCGGCGTGCTGGAGGTGATCAGCACACTGTTGCTCAACTTCGTCGCGGAATCGCTGGTGAGCTGGATGGTGCAGGGTCCGCTTCAGGAGGCGACGCGAATCTATCCCGAGAGCGATCCGATCAGCGAGGCGGCGCGGCTGCCGGTGCTGCCGGGAACGCGCTTGCACCTGGGATTCCTGCTGGCGGTGCTCGCGGCGGTGCTCAGCTGGTACGTGCTCGCACGGACGGTGTGGGGGTTCAAGTTGCTCGCGGTCGGCACTGGGCCGCGCGCGGCGGAGATCTCGGGCCGCATCTCACCCAAGGTCGTGGCGGCGGTGGCGCTGGTGGCGTCGGGCGCGCTGGCGGGCCTGGCCGGCGGGGTCGAGGTGGGCGGCGTGTCGTACGCACTCTATCAGAATCTCTCGCCCGGATACGGGTTCACGGGCATTGCCGTGGCATTGCTGGCCAGGCTCCGGCCGCTCGGCGTGCTCGCGACCGGCATCCTTTTCGGCGCGCTCGAGACGGGCGCCGGCGCCATGCAACGCGAGGCGGGGATTCCGGCGGTGGCCGTGTACGTGGTCGAGGCGGTGATCATCATCGTGGTCCTGTTGGCGGAAGCATGGGCGCGACGGGCCGCGGGCAGGGTCGCCGAGGCGGATGACGCCGCGGCGGCCGAGGCGAGGGCGGCATGA
- a CDS encoding low specificity L-threonine aldolase, translating to MKDFASDNTAGVHPLVLDALSRANAGRAPAYGDDEVTARAAARVREQFGPEVEVFFVWGGTAANVLGLSTMLAPYQGVICTDIAHIEEDECAAPERFTGSKLLPVRSRGGKLTGEDVAARVQGVNYPHQVMPRVVSVTQATEYGTVYTPAELRAISDAARAHGLRVHMDGARLANAAAGLGLPLRALTADVGVDVLSFGGTKNGGLAAEAVVLFDPALARDFPALRKQGMQLASKMRFVSAQVEALLTDDLWLRNARCANAMARRLAERASAVEDITITQPVEANAVFAIVPAAAVQLLQQTFRFYVWNERTSEVRWMTSFDTSEPDVDAFADAIGSAVRAARVSGGR from the coding sequence GTGAAGGACTTCGCGTCCGACAACACCGCGGGCGTGCATCCGCTCGTGCTCGACGCGCTTTCCCGCGCCAACGCCGGCCGCGCGCCCGCCTACGGCGACGATGAGGTCACCGCGCGGGCCGCGGCGCGCGTACGCGAGCAGTTCGGGCCAGAGGTCGAGGTGTTCTTCGTCTGGGGCGGCACCGCCGCGAACGTCCTCGGCCTCTCGACCATGCTCGCGCCATACCAGGGGGTGATCTGCACCGACATCGCCCATATCGAAGAGGACGAGTGCGCCGCGCCCGAGCGCTTCACCGGCAGCAAGCTGCTTCCGGTGCGCTCACGCGGCGGCAAGCTCACCGGCGAGGACGTGGCCGCCCGCGTGCAGGGCGTCAACTATCCGCACCAGGTGATGCCGCGCGTCGTCTCCGTCACCCAAGCCACCGAGTATGGCACGGTGTACACGCCGGCCGAGCTGCGCGCCATCAGCGACGCGGCGCGGGCACACGGGCTTCGGGTGCACATGGATGGCGCCCGGCTTGCGAACGCCGCGGCGGGTCTCGGGCTGCCGCTCCGCGCGCTCACGGCGGACGTCGGTGTTGACGTGCTCTCGTTCGGCGGGACCAAGAACGGCGGGCTCGCGGCCGAAGCGGTGGTGCTCTTCGACCCGGCGCTGGCGCGCGACTTTCCCGCCCTCCGAAAGCAGGGAATGCAGCTCGCGTCGAAGATGCGCTTCGTCTCGGCGCAGGTCGAGGCGCTGCTCACGGACGACCTCTGGCTCCGCAACGCGCGCTGTGCCAACGCCATGGCGCGGCGGCTCGCGGAGCGTGCGTCGGCCGTCGAGGACATCACCATCACGCAGCCGGTCGAGGCCAACGCCGTCTTCGCCATCGTGCCGGCGGCGGCCGTGCAGCTGCTGCAGCAGACGTTCAGGTTCTACGTGTGGAACGAGCGCACGTCGGAGGTCCGCTGGATGACGTCGTTCGATACCTCGGAGCCGGACGTCGATGCGTTCGCCGACGCGATCGGCTCGGCGGTGCGGGCGGCCCGCGTCTCAGGCGGCCGGTAG